A genomic region of Candidatus Paceibacterota bacterium contains the following coding sequences:
- a CDS encoding SPASM domain-containing protein codes for MSLLHRIKSSYYVAGADDNPIRAAGKRLFYRRVPSFPRTVQIETRTGCNASCVFCPLSDTATKVPRGTMDQALFERIVAEIAKEGSTRRVSPYLTNEPFLDRTIVEKSRLIQRSAPRCDVVVTTNAGALSRAIVDDIARDNPFHAIYISMQGIEKEPYERTMRGRLVFEETKRNVDYLLEQRDARMPRLKIVVTMVKTREIDAEAAVRYWKSRGVGAQYTVLENRGGNTKQFNALLSGKKRLFRDCTRLFKAACITFDGDMVLCCTDYYRAMVLGNIRNSSIREVWNSPRAVGIRRDFLRGDLRNNPLCARCTVGEL; via the coding sequence ATGAGCCTCCTGCACCGCATCAAATCCAGCTACTACGTCGCCGGCGCTGACGACAATCCCATCCGCGCCGCGGGCAAGCGCCTCTTCTATCGCCGCGTTCCTTCCTTCCCCCGCACCGTGCAGATCGAGACCCGCACCGGCTGCAACGCTTCGTGCGTCTTCTGCCCGCTCAGCGATACCGCCACCAAAGTGCCCAGGGGAACGATGGACCAGGCCCTCTTCGAGCGGATCGTCGCTGAGATTGCCAAAGAAGGCTCCACCCGGCGCGTCAGTCCGTACCTGACGAACGAGCCTTTCCTGGACCGCACCATTGTCGAAAAGTCCCGGCTGATCCAGCGTTCGGCGCCCCGCTGCGACGTTGTTGTGACGACCAACGCCGGCGCCCTGAGCCGTGCAATCGTGGATGACATCGCCCGGGATAACCCCTTCCACGCCATCTACATCTCCATGCAGGGCATCGAGAAGGAGCCTTACGAGCGCACCATGCGCGGCCGGCTGGTGTTCGAGGAAACCAAGCGCAACGTCGATTACCTCCTCGAGCAGCGGGACGCCCGCATGCCCCGGCTCAAGATCGTCGTCACTATGGTCAAGACCAGGGAGATAGATGCCGAAGCGGCCGTCCGTTACTGGAAGTCACGCGGCGTCGGGGCGCAATATACGGTGCTGGAGAATCGCGGCGGCAACACGAAGCAATTCAACGCACTGCTCTCGGGCAAGAAACGCCTGTTCCGCGACTGCACCCGCCTCTTCAAGGCGGCCTGCATCACTTTCGACGGGGACATGGTATTGTGCTGCACGGATTACTACCGTGCCATGGTCCTGGGCAACATCCGGAACAGCTCGATTCGCGAAGTGTGGAATTCCCCCCGCGCCGTTGGCATCCGCCGCGACTTTCTCCGTGGAGACCTCCGTAACAACCCGCTTTGCGCGCGGTGCACAGTCGGCGAGCTTTGA